The following DNA comes from Sander lucioperca isolate FBNREF2018 chromosome 2, SLUC_FBN_1.2, whole genome shotgun sequence.
atGCTTTCACTCTGGTGAAAATGTTGACTGTAAAAAACAGCCTATTTCTTTATGTTATACTTTGAAGGTGAAAACCCTGGAACACTACATTACATCAACAcaagaaataaaacatgaattgaGGTAATAATAGTTACTTTATTTATGTTAATTCTGTTTCAAGTCTGACATTTTGCTTAATGGTCCAGAGTAAAAGGAACTGTTGGTTTGGGTGCCCCATGTTGAGAGCACAGAGGTAAACGCAACAAAAAATAAGAGTAAACTGTAAATGGAAGTGTGGTCCAGTAACAAACACTGGAGGGAGGACTGGTCCCTGTGCCAGTTTAAGAGGACGGGAGGGAGGGTTTACTCATCGTGGCCCTCATAGCCGCTAGGAAGGGCATTCACATGCGAGTTGTGGAAAAGGGATTTGTTGCCATCTCCCCAAGGGAAACGctgtaagaaaaataaataagtattgATGAATGTGACACTTAAGACGACCATTTTGGAATGTTAATTACTTAAGTCGCGAGTCAGACCTTGCTGCGAATGCGAAGGTGGCTGTAAGGGACAAACTCTGGCTGTTCGTGGCTATGCTGCTGCTCTTTCAGGTACATGTTCAACATGCACACCGCAACACCGGGCAGGGCAACCACGAAAGTGAGGATCTTCCATGTCCTAGCTGGAAGACAAAGACAATAATTATTAgttagccaaaaaaaaaaaaaaaaaaaagtaattcgaAATCCAACCACACTGTTGAGAATTTAAGTGCTTTTTAGTGACTTTACATTGTTTCAAGCCCACCAACCAAGAAATGTTGGACAACATAAATATGAGGAGAGCTGGTGCTATTACACAGAATGTAATCTTTACAGTAAGATGCACAGAGAAAGAATACAGTTTGGAATAACCCACACACGCAGACTTATAAACCCAGAGTTGGctttttcaacacacacacacacacacacacacacacacacacacacacacacacacacaataggaTGGAAGAATCCTTACAGTCAATAAAGTGGTGTTAAAATCAGTTTTCAGCCAAGGTCATGGCAATAGCAAGAAATACAGCAAATTTTACAATTATTGCATACAAACTGTATGTAAAACATCTAATTTTGGAAGTAAGTCCCATAATagcacgcacacgcgcgcgcacacaccacacacactaagCAGATGTAATTATGTAAGTTTTAAGTAAGATGTTTTAGAACCGATTTAAAAGCAAAGTTGAAAATGAGAGAGCAGAGTTGAGAATGCAGCACAGTTTCTGATTGTCTGCAAAAGACAATTACGTGTGTGATGCCAAATGTTTTCCCTGTATAACTCAGAAAAGCATAATCTTATAATTTTAGAACATGTTCATCAGTTCCAGCAATCATTTTCATCCAAAAATACTTCTCAATGGGGAGTTTGTATTAAAAGATAATACTAAATACCTTTCGACTGAATACATGTGCTGCTGGGTGATCATCTAGGTAGCAAGCTATATCAAGCTACCTCGGCATGCTGTTAACTAAGGTGACATTCAACTCAAAGCTTTTTGATCGCCTTTAAAAGATATGAGCATCTCACTAGCTATTATGTATTTGATTCTTTTACCGAGTAATATTaaatcacacattcacatttttcaAGGGGTCTAACAAACGCCCCTCTCTCCGCCTGATTAATGTGACGTTACATTCCTCTACATGTCTAGTATATGTGAAGAAATTGACAAATAAAGATGACTtgatataaaaaatgtataggtACATAACTTGTGTTAATTAACTGTTGTTTCATCCATTTCTAGTTTCGTAAACCGTTTATTATTGCTTGATATGAGTTGGGGAAACATTTTTTACAACAGGTAACGTTACGAGTATCTACTGACCTGACTGACTCTAGTGTGACTCTTTAGCTTGCAGGACGTAACATACCGTTAAGTGTTCGTGACACTGCTCCACTTTCAAGCAATGTAAATAACAAACTAAAGTAAATTGAAATTGCAATGAGACTGTGCGGGTGACTGGTAAGTGTTTTAATGTGGTGGCAGGCTAAAATGATGACATGTCTTCAAGTTAGAAAGCTAACGTTTTGTGCAGCTTCTTCTATGTGCTGCTGTCCACTCAAGGATGTTAAGCTAGCACTGCTAATGCTaaaatagctaacgttagctcagcaAGGTCACTGTCAAAACGtcaaaataaatgacaagaaataCAACCAGATAAATGAAAAGAGGTGGTACAATTACCTGCCTGGTCCCCGTgtccggcagcagcagcagaaagcTGACGCCGGGTCTGGGTCAACGAAGACCTCAGCAACATTTGAGAGAAGCGTCCGAGAGCCGCCATTTTCCTTTCTGAGAGGTGAACAGAGACCGGAAGAAATTTGCTgtgagctcaacagtgaccgcccactttttttcGGCTCTGTctccggaagtgtttttccccattcatATCATTCGTTTTATTGACGTTTCGAAAATTGCTTAtatagagttttaagtctggaaccaagtcaaccagctacgagatgaataaTGAGCATAATTATTTGATTCaacgcaaaaaaacattttgaaaatggcaaaaataaaaggcaaaggtacaagaccgtgtaacttatatactgtctatgggtccATCAAGCGGCGAAACTGTCAACTACAGACACTCAGTAGGAACACCTGTGAGAAGCACTCAAGTTTGCTGTCATTCTGCCTATAGTAGCCTACTACTGGTTCGTCAGGAAAAATGATCACAACATCCCCATGAGGCAATGTAGTGTACGAATTTAAATGTAAGTGAAGATTAAATTGTAGCCACTGTTGTGTTTCATACAGTGGCCGAGACGGttcaatacaaacacaaaagccacaacataaatacataagctacaacacaaacgcaaaggacacaacacaaacgcaaaagccacaacacaaatacaaaagccacaacacaaacgcaaaagccacaacacaaacgcaaaagctacaacacaaacgcaaaagccacaacacaaacgcaaaagccacaacacaaacgcaaaagccacaacacaaacacaaaagccacaacacaaacgcaaaagctacaacacaaacgcaaaagccacaacacaaacgcaaaagctacaacacaaacgcaaaggacacaagacaaacacaaaagctacaacacaaacgcaaaggacacaacacaaatacataaacgacaacacaaacgcaaaggacacaacacaaatacataaacgacaacacaaacgcaaaggacacaacacaaatacataaacgacaacacaaacgcaaaggacacaacacaaaaacataagcaACAACGGAAGTGAGTGACACTGACAACGGAAGTGATTGTGagcgtttcagaaagagaggtaacttcatacttcatagatatagaacagttgtgttgtagcttttgcgtttgtgttgtggcttttgcgtttgtgttgtagcttttgtatttgtgttgtagcttttgcgtttgtgttgtggcttttgtatttgtgttgaaccgtctcGACCACCGCAGTTTCAGCAAATAAGATACGAGTGTCGCAGCAGCAGAAGTACAAGAAAAGATCActtttgaaaacataaacaacaaaaaaacgagCATTATGAACATGTACTTTATACCAAATGAAGcatgaaaaattaaaataaaaggtAGCCTATACTAGATACACAAACATAAATAGTAAAGTTAtttagaaaatagtcataactgggcgcctgggtagcttaCACCTCCAAATATAGAGGTGTAGCCTACTCCTCGATGCGGCCGTGGatttgactctgacctgcggccctttgctgcatgtcattccccctctctctctctccccttttatgtcttcagctttcctataaaaataaaggcccaacataatctaaaacaaaagaaaaatagtcACAAATAAagtgaggagaggagacaaggtaGTTGCAATAAATATGAATGCAAAAATGGCACTCGAGGGAATGAGATATGGTGGTGGTCAAAGTGTCTTGTGTCCTCAGACAGCAGTATAGTGTCTGAAGTGTGTGCTTTAATACAAGGCAGAGCAGTGCAAACACGTTTCTGTTTCTTACTCACAGACATACATAGTGGTAATTCAAATGTACAATGATAACGAGAAGGACGACaagggggggcatatcatagtgggggatctgggtgtcctcccccagggaaattttgagcatcgaagacttcatttcctgcattctgactcacttttatgcaccaatttagcctatgcgaagaaaaaacccacagatgacaattcaaaataattaaaattataatggaaagtatgttgctACGTGCcactgcacatttttaagtgggtatatggaaatcctggagctttcctggagctccccccccccccataattTCCTACATGTCAGGTAAACATCTAACACATCACAGGGAAAACAACCTATGACTTACAGTGTTTCATAATTGGACAGCAGATAATGATAAATAATAACTGAATAATTGTAgtcacataataaaaaaaaaaattctatcaTTGATATTGAACATTGGAAGTGTTTCTCTTTAAAGGGGAGGACTTTGTGTGATCTCATGGTCAGAGTCCAACCAGAGAGATTCAGAGAGATTCTGATTCTTGATGACGGTAAGTGATAAATTGTTTTTGTAATGACTTTGCAATCGTTCTTTTCAACATTTATAGAAATAAACAACTGTGTAGAAATGTGCACCACTCACTGTGTCATGCAAGTACAAACAACATTATGAATTATACACTGAATAGTcgtttatgtttttatatcatGATTTGAATTTTAGCAAAGCATTGGGTCAAattatctgtatatatatatatatatatatatatatatatatatatatatatatatatatatatatatatatatatatatatttgaacatGTTTGTGTATTATACAGTATCTAATGGCAGAATTCTCTAATTCTGTATTTATTGAGCCGTTAATAGTTAACGTATTGGgcttgaaaacaaacaagggAGATTTAGTTGACCTCTTATTTTCCGAGAATCTCAAAATGACATCAACCATAAGCTTTTCTACCAACTTTCAAATTACAACAATATAGCCTAGTTAGAAATATTAATTTATACTAActgcatgcaaaaaaaaaaaaaaacttttccaaTACAATGTGCGGCTCTCTATTTCAGTAATGATGGCTCAGTATCACCGGTTTGCGCCATCTGATGACAGCTCTGTCCAGGAAGAGCACAAAGCGACTGCCCAAACGGGTAAAACATGTACACTTCATTTAATTTTGATTCAACCATTTCAGATGTGACTTTACACTTTAAAAGCTGTCTGTCAGTGTCTGCAGGTCTGAGGAGGATAGTGGTGTATGTCCTGTAtggagtgctgctgctgctgctgttaatTCTGCTGATGGTCACTGGGATAAGATGTACGACTTTAAACTCCCCAATGAAGCTGATTTATGAATACAGCGTTCGGTGTTTGTCTTATCATATAACAATTGTTGTATCTCAAAGTCTCCCAGTTAAACAATGGAATCGCTGACGTCAAACTAAGCCTTGAAAGGATCAGCAATGGAGGGACAACTTCATCGTCCAGTTCAGGTCAGGAAATGGTTTCATGTTTGGATGTAATGATGTACAATCGATGCCCTCTGTGCTACTTTTGTTTAAGTTTGTGGTTTCCAAATTTCAGGCGCAACAACTATGCAGGAGGTCATCTTACAGAAACTTGTCCCAGTTCAAGGTAAACACTGAATCCTTTACATATCAATAAAATCAgaattcagtgttttttttgtttgtttgtttttttcaaaaaacagcTCTCTTGACTATCTTCATCAAACCAGGAACATGCAGGGAAGGATGGGTATCTTTCCAGAGGAGCTGCTACCTGCTATCCAGCACCACCTTGACCTGGAGCAAAGCAGAGGAGCGGTGCCAAACACACGGAGCACACCTGGTGGTTCTGAACAACGTGGAAGAACTGGTGAGCTTTGGTTTCCATGTATCTTAAGTGGAGCTGTCTTTTTGCTACTGTGAGGCTCCACTGAATGAATGTGCAAATACAGAGCTCTGATAAGCAGCACACATACACTGCATAATGTTTCTCAGAATCAACAAAGGCCTTAAATAACCTGTTGCCATTTTCTTTTCTAGGACTACATTTCAAAAGTAGTTGAAATCAGATATAACTATTGGATTGGACTTGTGGAGCGAGCACACGAGGGACACTGGAGCTGGGTGGATGGAACTGACTTCAATTCCACCCCAACGTAAGAGAAACAGAGTTATAAAAATGACAAAGCACAAAGAAAATGCTTGTTTTGATATGTTACACTATATCAGGGTTGCTGTTAAAATATACTGGCTGTTAAAAAGTGGCTGCTAGATTGGCTTTACttaccagaaaaaaaaaccaataaTAATCTTTTGAGTGGTTGGTAGATTTTGGAATCTGGACTATATGTAAGTtacgtatatatgtatatctctTCCTTCCTCTGTTTGCATTCAGTTTCTGGGATGAGGGTCAGCCTGACGACTGGGACTACAGAGAGAACGGAGAGGACTGTGGGCAGATTCACAGTTCTGTGACACGCAAACGCAAGATGTGGAATGATGCAGACTGCAACCTGTCGTATCCATACATCTGTGAAACCAAGGCGTGATGTGAGAGACGGTGAACATGCCCGAGCCACTGAACCCTCACCAAAATGACAGGCCTGATAGGTTGGAAAATAATGGCTCAAATTAAGACTGAAGGAAATGATGTTTTTGATATCAATTTATGAATTTTGAGAGTCACAAAAAGGGATAAAAGTTGCATATACAGTACGTGTGCGTGGCATTTGTTGGAGACAATAAAACAGTAACTATGAATACGACACTTGTTGATTTTGAATAAAGACATTCTTCTGCGTGTTTCTCTCTGAGTCCCTCGGCCTACTTGCAGCGTTCGCTGGGAAGGTTGGCGTTTCTTTCATTATAATCTGCCTTGGCGAAACACATGGCTGCTTTCCTGTCACACTCACAGATGAACCTCTCACAGGGGTTGTTGTCATCTAAATGAGaaagacggaggagagcagcagcagagtgaGGGAGGTGAGGGAACAggagaaagaaacagagaaGAGAAAACACCATTTTTTATCCATCATCGTTTTAAAAATTTCAGTAAAAGAAtgtaacttaaagtgctcatattatgctttttggctttttcccttacctttattgtgttatatatctattttgtttacaaagtgaaaaagcccaaagtccaccccaaagggacttaccatcttccagagaaaacactgttcacaaactgctccaaacagctctattgtagtccagcctttacttccgtgacgaacgtgcgtcaccttgtaacacacgttataatgctcgcctagctgctagcgtggcactccctcatactctgcttctgactggctagtagccCTTACCttggtactgcgcatgtgtgactcccaacaaagatagaacagaagtgagatgtctcactctgtagctaaaacagagagctcaacacacagggtgaaaagaggagctgcagcaatgtgcagtacaacaaaactatggtgttttttgaaaatgaaaccatgtaaacatattctgatataacctctaaatacaattatgaacctgaagatgaacataatatgagctctttaatgttgtcattgttgtaatgTCATTACTGAAAACTCTGAATTTAAGAGTCGCTTGTGTTTGGAAGCGTTGTTGATCACTCACCCAGGCAGGTGACGCTCTTGCTGGCCTTGTCACAGCTGTAGCTGTATAGTTCGGTGTAGGGGTTGTCAAAGATGGGCCAGCATTCGTCGTGCTGCATGGCATCACTGTAGCACTGGTCGTAGATCTGACAGCATCTGCATCACACACAAAGCACAAAGACGTCAGTCCACCTCCTCCCATCTATCAAGATGAAGGAAATCTCATACTTCATCATTTCTTGAGTTTGAGgagattttttaaattaagtagGAATGtgactgattatttacattatagattactttGCGGATTCATtactcaattaatcgattaattgttcagtctataaaatgtcaaagaatACTGAACGTGCCCAACGCAATTTTCTAGAGTCCAAGGTGACAtgttcaaatgtcttgtttggtCCGAACAACATTcccaaacccaaagatattcaatttactatcacagaagattaaaaaagcaaatattcacattaaaGAAGCTGGATCCAGTGAATACACTTGTGTCGGTTGACTAGGTTTATTGATTAATcgactatttttttttccagctctaAGGGTCATTTAATCCAAACACAGCGGTACCAGAGCTATTTTCTCCCTATGAAAACAACCCAATGTGTTTTAGTGATTTGAGCAGCACAAACTAAATTCCATGCACCTCCATTGTCCTAGTGAGTGACATCAGGAGTCCCAGAGGAACatattttgcacacaaaactgaAACCTTCGCATTGCCACAACATCACTAGAGGTATGAGTCAGaacatgtgtttgtttttattgtgattTGACCTTTTAAGTCGTATTGGGTTTGGGGACTTTCAGAACAGCACATACACCATCACGCACTGTTACCTGTCAAGCTCATCAACAGGTGTGCCAGAGCCTCCCAGGCCGCAGTAGCAGCCATAGTCAGCGTAGTCCAGTACGGGCCAGCTGTCAGGTACAGTGCAGAGGATCATCGCCCTGAACTGCCACACAGCTCTGTAACACAGCACTACGAGACACAATGGAGACATCTCAGTCAAAGCAAAACCAGCATCAGAGCAAAATGTCTCCGATGCTGATCAATCAGACATGCATAACTCTCAAAGTACTCACAGGCCGGGAGGCTGAGCACCAGGATAAGCAGGGAGT
Coding sequences within:
- the LOC116050607 gene encoding cytochrome c oxidase subunit 6A, mitochondrial, translating into MAALGRFSQMLLRSSLTQTRRQLSAAAAGHGDQAARTWKILTFVVALPGVAVCMLNMYLKEQQHSHEQPEFVPYSHLRIRSKRFPWGDGNKSLFHNSHVNALPSGYEGHDE
- the asgrl1 gene encoding asialoglycoprotein receptor-like 1 isoform X1 codes for the protein MVRVQPERFREILILDDVMMAQYHRFAPSDDSSVQEEHKATAQTVSAGLRRIVVYVLYGVLLLLLLILLMVTGIRFSQLNNGIADVKLSLERISNGGTTSSSSSGQEMVSCATTMQEVILQKLVPVQGTCREGWVSFQRSCYLLSSTTLTWSKAEERCQTHGAHLVVLNNVEELDYISKVVEIRYNYWIGLVERAHEGHWSWVDGTDFNSTPTFWDEGQPDDWDYRENGEDCGQIHSSVTRKRKMWNDADCNLSYPYICETKA
- the asgrl1 gene encoding asialoglycoprotein receptor-like 1 isoform X3, whose translation is MVRVQPERFREILILDDVMMAQYHRFAPSDDSSVQEEHKATAQTVSAGLRRIVVYVLYGVLLLLLLILLMVTGIRFSQLNNGIADVKLSLERISNGGTTSSSSSGATTMQEVILQKLVPVQGTCREGWVSFQRSCYLLSSTTLTWSKAEERCQTHGAHLVVLNNVEELDYISKVVEIRYNYWIGLVERAHEGHWSWVDGTDFNSTPTFWDEGQPDDWDYRENGEDCGQIHSSVTRKRKMWNDADCNLSYPYICETKA
- the asgrl1 gene encoding asialoglycoprotein receptor-like 1 isoform X2, whose translation is MVRVQPERFREILILDDVMMAQYHRFAPSDDSSVQEEHKATAQTGLRRIVVYVLYGVLLLLLLILLMVTGIRFSQLNNGIADVKLSLERISNGGTTSSSSSGQEMVSCATTMQEVILQKLVPVQGTCREGWVSFQRSCYLLSSTTLTWSKAEERCQTHGAHLVVLNNVEELDYISKVVEIRYNYWIGLVERAHEGHWSWVDGTDFNSTPTFWDEGQPDDWDYRENGEDCGQIHSSVTRKRKMWNDADCNLSYPYICETKA
- the pla2g1b gene encoding phospholipase A2: MRLTHSLLILVLSLPALLCYRAVWQFRAMILCTVPDSWPVLDYADYGCYCGLGGSGTPVDELDRCCQIYDQCYSDAMQHDECWPIFDNPYTELYSYSCDKASKSVTCLDDNNPCERFICECDRKAAMCFAKADYNERNANLPSERCK